ATAGAGTCCTGATTCCTGGCCCATGTGTGAAATCCAACAAAAAGATATAAATAAAGTCATGATCGACAATTGCCTTGGGTCAACAAATGTTGCATATTTTTATATTCTATAATTCAAAAGGATAAGTTTTTCTTGACACTCCTCTACACCTCCACATTATGACAAAAGGTGGAAAAGAGAGGGAATAAGAGATATGATAGGTAATGTGATtgaaaaaataagagagatatgaagagaaAGAGACTGAAAATTAGATGAAAGAGAAAGAGGAGTGTGAATGAACCAAAACTCTTTACTCGATAACATCATTACAAATTGAAAGGTAAGCTCTCAAGTTTAAATTGTTTATTGCTTATTGGTTAAGACATCATATGCTTCATGACTGGAATCCACTTGTAGCTTCTTAAAGGTTTCCTTTAAAACTATATTTTTTCCCTTCACCGTTGCCCATTAACTAGCTATTTGCAGACTTTTGCTAGCACTAGATCCAAACTTTGCTTCAGAGCTCATCCAAGCAAAACCAATCCCCGATCTTATTCCCTTTTCAACTTCTGCATTTCTGAAAATGACTACTTGGAGCTGTGTTTGAGAAATTGCTCTCTCAAGCTCAGAATGAATTTGAAACCATGTCTGGTATCAAGGGAAAGGCTGAGAAGCTATCACATACTGATCAAGAGTGTGTGATAGCAGGCTCGTTTAGTCCTTCTTGTGATATGATCCTAGTACCTGAACCAAAAAGGTTTGATTTGTTGCAGAAGCAGAAATTATCTTTCAACAACAAATCAAGTCATTTTGgctaataaaaatgaaaaaaatatcaatttaatTTAGACAAAATTGTAATGAAGCTATTTTATTTTGAAGTGATAATAAATCAACCATTACCATCACTAAAAATTATGTCCATTATATGTAGAAGTTAAGTTTCATGCCATCTAAGACCGAGAATAAGCAAGTGATGTTAATACTAAAAATCGGCTAGTAGATATATTGACCAAGGCTGTAACAAAAAATGCACTTGAACATCTGGGGACTGAACTTGGATGTTAAAGGGCAAATCTCAAGCAGTgttataatttaatatttttaggaCATATTTTTTCACAGAAAAGCAGTGGGGGGAAATCCTGATATTGAGTGAGGATTGAGTTTTATGGAAAGTTTAGTACTGAAATTGGTCTTGCATTGGTAGAAGATTGGTAGTCATTTTTCTACAATATAAGTTCAGTTCTTTTCAGTGTCCCATTTAGCAGGCTCGTTTATTCCTTCTTGGGATAATCATCCAAGCCAAACTCAGGCCAGCTGATAGCTGTAATGGCTCTTGACTCTAGTCCATCAACACCATTGTGAAACAAAAGAATCTTCCAATGGAGAGGCCTACTTTTTTACCTAACTGATTCCTTTGTAAACATTGCTTTGTCCATATGTTTCATCTCAATGTTATTAGCTTAATGCATCTATAACATCCTTCGGCACTAGTGCAAACACACGTTAGCATGCACTTCAATAGAATCCAAACCTCTCTGAAAGGAATTTTAACTAAGATCAGCAAGAAAACTTGCACCCTCCGACCTAATGAGTTACAGCTCCTTAATGTACATGCGACAGTCTACTTTAGTACTCAACCCAAGCTAAACCATTCTCTGATCTTCTTCATAACTTTTGAGAATTTTCAACCATTTCTGACTCAGAATGAATTTGCAGCCCTTTCTGAAATAAGTTAGACATAAACTTAGCCCAAAATCTTTGGACAAACATTCGTTTTTTCTGCAAACTTGTATCTTAAAAATCAAAGATGTTCCAACGCTTCCCAACGTTTGTACTGGCAAGTGGTGGCTTGATTCAAGGATTTAATGCAAATTAGATTTCTAACTATTggcaattaaaataaaatgatatgcTATGGAAGAAAATATGAACACTTTAAGTACAAAATTTAATATCACAAAATATTTGGATTGAAGAAAAAATGATACACTCAAACACTTTAGCTTTTGTTTGTAGTTAATTTAGACACTCAAAATAACACTAAACTCTCTTTAACACTTACAAGCTCGCTGGAGCTTTTCTTAAATTTTTCACACTCTTTACTTTTTAACTGAAAGTGCTTAACAATTGTTTAGAAGCTCCCCTAAATTAGATGTAGCAACTCTCATGAATTTCATTGATGCATATGTACTAATGGACAGCCATTATTTTTGACTTTTCAAAGTTCCAACCAATAAAGTAATCACAATAGACTTGTACTCTAACACGTTGCTAACTTTTGTATATTCATTGCCAAGTTGGGTGACTTTGGTCTTTTCAGCCTTCATGATTGGAATCCAATGACACTCGTATCTTCCTTGAAGTTTCCTTGATAAAGACTGCATTTAACTAGCTATTTCCAGACTTTTGCTACTACTATATCCACACTTTGCTTTAGAGCTCATCCAAGCAAAACCAGCCCCTGATCTTCTTCCCTTTTCAACTTTTGCATTTCTGAAAATGGCTGAGGCCTTACTAGGAGCTGTGTTTGAGAAATTGATCTCTCTAGCTCAGAATGAATTTGCAACCATCTCTGGAATCAAGGGAAAGGCTGAGAAGCTATCACACACTCTTGAACTGATCAAGGCTGTTGTTGAAGATGCTGAGAAGAAAGAGATAACAAACAAATCTATAAAGGTTTGGCTGCAGCAGCTCAAAGATGCTGTCTACGTCCTAGATGATATCCTTGATGAATGTTCCATAGAATCACTTCGACTTCAGGGATTGTCCTCTTTAAAACCAAAGAACATCAAGTTTCGCTATGAGATTGGCAACAAGCTGAAAGAGATTGCAAGGAGATTTGATGAGATTGCTGACTGTAAGAACAAGTTTGCTCTGCAAGAGGGTGTTAGGGAAAGGTCAACTGAAGTTGCTGAATGGCGCCAAACCAGCTCGTTCATTCCCCAACCTAAACTATATGGACGAGAAGATGATAAGAAGAAGATTCTGGAGTTTCTTCTCAGCCAAGCACGCGAGTCTGACTTCCTTTCCATCTATCCCATTGTCGGCTTAGGTGGCATGGGAAAAACAACACTTGCTCAAATGGTCTACAATGATGATCAGGTAACAAGCAATTTCAACATCAAAGTTTGGATTTGTGTTTCTGAAAATTTCTCTGTTCAAAGGATTTTGTGCTCCATCATAGAATCTATTACAAAAGCAAAACATGAATGCTTGAATTTAGATGTAACCGAAAGAAAGGTGCAAGAACTGTTGCAAGGTAAAAGATATTTGCTGGTTTTGGATGACGTGTggagaaaagatgaagaaatgGAATTTGGTTTAACCCAAGACAAATGGAATAAGCTGAAATGTTTGTTGTCATGTGCATCCAAAGGAGCTTCAATTTTAGTATCCACTCGCGATATGGAGGTTGCAGCCATCATGGGAACATGCCAAGCTCATCATTTGTGCGGTCTATCTGAGGATGAATGTTTAATGCTATTCAAACAATATGCATTTGGAACTGTAAAAGAGGAGCGTGAAGAGCTTGTAGCTATAGGCAAAGAGATAGTAAAGAAGTGCAGAGGATCACCTCTTGCAGCACAAGCACTAGGAGGTCTCTTGCACTccaggaatgaagaaaaagaatggcTTGAAGTTATGAAAAGTGGGATTTGGAATTTAGCGGGTCAACATTCTATTTTGGCTGTCTTGAGATTGAGCTACTTTCATTTAACGCCAACAATAAGACAGTGTTTTGCATTTTGTGCCATGTTTCCTAAAGATACAGAAATCATGAAGGAAGATTTAATTCATCTTTGGATGGCTAATGGGTTTATATCACCAAGGGAAAACTTGGAGGTGGAAGATGTTGGCAATATGATTTGGAATGAATTGTATCAAAAATCATTCTTTCAAGATATGAAGTTGGTTGATTATTCAGATGTTATTCATTTCAAGATGCATGATCTTGTCCATGATCTTGCTCTTTCAATAATGGGGCAAGAGTGCATGGTTTTGGGAAACACAAACATGACAGATTTGTCAACAAGCACCCACCATGTTAGCTTTGACTCTGGTATGGATGTATTGTCACTCCACAAAAGTGCCTTGAAGAAAGTTGAATCCTTGAGAACATTTTACCAGTTAAAAGTCTCCTACAGCGTTTCTGGTTGCATCCCAATACACTGCAGCACTCTTCGGGTATTACGCACAAGTTCTTTTAATTTATCACCACTCAAGAATTTAATTCATTTGAGGTATTTGGAACTTTTCAAGCTTGAGATAGAAACCTTGCCCGACTCAATTTATAGCTTGCGGAAATTGGAAATCTTGAAATTGAGATCTTTGAAAAAACTTGTTTGTCTACCTAAAGACTTGACTTGCTTACAGGATCTTAGACATCTTGTCATTGAAGATTGTTATTCATTGTCTTGTATGTTCCCTAACATTGGGAAATTATCCCGTCTGAGAACGTTAAGTAAGTACATTGTCAGTTCAGAGATTGGGCATAGCCTGGCAGAATTACATGACTTAAAACTCAGAGGAAATTTGCGCATTGAAGGACTAGAAAATGTTGGCAGTTTATCCGAAGCTCAAGAGGCCAACTTGATGGGTAAAAAAGACATCCACAAATTACAGTTGATATGGAACAAGGAGGTCCACTCAAAGTCATATGCTACTAATCCGGAGCTAGTACTTAATGCTCTTCAACCTCACTCAAATCTCAAGAATTTGAAAATAGAGGACTATGCAGGATTAAAATTCCCAACCTGGATGGAAATGCTCACCAATTTAGTTTCTCTTGATCTTTATGGATGCAAGATGTGTGTGCGGCTTCCCTCACTTGGTAAACTGCCATATTTAAGAAGAATTGAAATAAGTGAAATGAATGATGTGCAGTACATGGATGATGACGAATCTTATGATGGTGTGGAGGTGAAAGCTTTCCCGTCATTAGAAGAACTCTCACTATCAGGATGCTCAAAGTTAGAGCGGTTGTTGAAAGTGGAAAGAGGAGAGAATTTCCCCTCTCTTTCTTATTTGGGAATTTCTGATTGCCCTAAACTTGAGTTGCCAAGCTGCTGCATTCCGTCACTCAAAAGCCTCGATCTAGTTGATTATACGAATGAGATACTGAGGTCCCTCTCAGGTTTCAATGGCCTTACCTCCCTTCGGCTTTACGCTGGCGATGTAGACCTGACATCCTTCCCGGTGGGAACATTGACTTGTCTTCAGACTCTGTCGATATCTGGTTTCGAGGTATTGAAGGAATTACCAAATGAAATCTTCAAAAGCCTCAACAATTTGGAGCATCTGGAAATCGTTAATTGTAGGAAGCTGGAGTCTTTACCAGAGCAAGGGTGGGAAGGTCTCCGCTCCCTTCGAACTCTGGAGATTTCGACATGTGGTGAATTGAAATCCTTGCCGGATGGTGTTCGACACCTCACTTCACTCCAGCTTTTGAACATCCGTTATTGTAGAAAGCTGGAGTCTTTACCAGAGCAAGGGTGGGAAGGTCTCCGCTCCCTTCGAACTCTGATTATTTGGGCATGTGGTGAATTGAAATCCTTGCCGGATGGTGTTCGACACCTCACTTCACTCCAGCTTTTGAACATCCGTTATTGTAGGAAGCTGGAGTCTTTACCAGAGCAAGGGTGGGAAGGTCTCCGCTCCCTTCGAACTCTGATTATTTGGGGATGTGGTGAATTGAAATCCTTGCCGGATGGTGTTCGACACCTCACTTCACTCCAGCTTTTGAGTATTGCGCTCTGCCCATTAGCCGAGAGGTGTAAAGACGGAACAGGGGAGGATTGGGACAAGATAGCACACGTTTCCAAAGTACAAATTATTAATTCTTCAGACTCTATTTCTGATTCAATTTTTGAAGAGGACTCAGACTCAGACTGATTCTGAATTCGGTGAGCTCTCTTTTCCCGAACAACTCCCgctttttctgtttttacttttctcgttgggtagtaatgtaagtaaTACATAtatctttttatgtttttgcaGGCTTGTAATTCTAATTCAACACCAATTTGGTTACTCTGCTATTTCTGATTCAATTTTTGGTTAATACCCAATCGAGGTGTGTGATTGTTAATGTATATTTGAACTTTTTTGAATATTATACTGCTTCTGCATGCACTTCTACTGGTTCAAATGTGTGGAAAATTTACTAAATTATTACCTTTCTACTGGTTCTTCTTAGGAATTTATTTGTGTATCACTTTCTAAGGATGATTTAGTGGATTAGTGGTTAACTACCTTGTGTATATTGTGAAATTTAACTCAGGAGCAAAGAAGGGAAATAAGAATTGATTAGTCATGATGAAAAGGAGGTGGAAAAGGCCTGCAATAACAAAGAAAACCAGCAATGACAGCAAGCTAAAATTGCAGAATATGAAGAACATGATGAAAAGGAACTTTTTGTTAACAATTATAATGCTGCAGAGAGTGTGACATGGATTTCTCATGTATAATCTTTCCTGAAACTGGAAAAGGTCATTTCCAAGGTGACCAACAGACAGAAAAATTGTAGTTGgcacttcaagtcttcaacagATGTGAAACTAATCATGGATGATTTTTCAGTTCCTGGAATTAGCCGAATGGTGTCCAACACCTCACTTCACTCCAGCTTTTGAGAATTCAGGACTGCCCAACATTAGCTGAGAGGTGTAAGGAGGGAACAGAGGTGGATTCGGACAAGATAGCGCACGTTCCCAAAGTTGAATTCTGCAACGCGTAATTTTGCCTAATGGGGGAGAACTTGAACAACAATTTGGGTACTCTGCTATTTCTGATTCTATTTTTGGTTAATACATATCAGATGTCTTTGATCTTCCTTTTGGAGACTGGATTCCCTGACCAACTCTCAATCGAGGTGTGTGATAAATATTACAATCCTCTAttataattatttgttttttattgtttACAATTTTTGACTTTGTGTGTGGGTTTGATGAATATGGTATGGCCTGTTACAATCTTTTTGCAGTATTTATGTGAACTTGAATTATTTTGATTGATGATGTTTGTTGGACCTGCAAATTTTTGAGGTATTGTAGGTTAAGTAGTGTAGGAAACTTTGATGATTTGTGTGAGTGTGTTCTTTATTCATGCTTTATGTGTCGTGTCATGTTAATTCATGATGCTTAAAACATTTATCTGAAGAGCAAAATTACAATTTGAATTGCTTTGCTTGCTATATGGTAGTGTATGTTGTTTGTGAAGTTGGTAAGATTAGATTGAAAATTGATGATGTATATTGATCTGTCATAACTCATTGACTTGTTGATGTATATTTGAACTTTCTGAATATTCTACTGGTTCAAATGTGTGGCAAATTTTCTATATGAATACATTTTTGCACAAGTTTAGGAATTTATTTGTGTATCACTTACTAAGGATGATGTTAGTGATTAACTAGCTTGTGTATATTGTGACCATATCTCCTGCTTTGCTTCAGTGCTCAAAAGAACCCTTCAAATGGAGAGGCAGCCAACCCAGGGAGAGAAGCTTTCGGCCATAAAAGCAAACTGTCAAGTTGAGCTTTCTCTAGATGAATGTGTGATGATTCTCAGTCATAAGAGAGAATTCCACAGGCTCCCTTGAAGACCTTATAGATATTGCGATATGGAGGTTGCAACAATTATGGGAACATGCCAAGCTCATCATTTGTGTGGTCTCTCTGAGGATGAATGTTGGATGCTATTCAAACAATATGCATTTGGAACTGTAAAAGAAGAACGTGCAGAGCTTGTAGCTATTGGCAAAGAGATAGTAAAGAAATGCGGAGGATCACCTCTTGCAGCACAAGCACTAGGAGGTCTCTTACACTCAaggaatgaagaaaaagaatggcTTGAAGTTATGAAAAGTGGGATTTGGAATTTAGCGGGTGAAAATTCTATTTTTGCTGTCTTGAGATTGAGCTACTTTCATTTAACGCCAACAATAAGACAGTGTTTTGCATTTTGTGCCATGTTTCCTAAAGATACAGAAATCATGAAGGAAGATTTAATTCATCTTTGGATGGCTAATGGGTTTATATCACCAAGGGAGAACTTGGAGGTGGAAGATGTTGGCAATATGATTTGGAATGAATTGTATCAAAAATCATTCTTTCAAGATATGAAGTTGGTTGATTATTCAGATGTTATTCATTTCAAGATGCATGATCTTGTCCATGATCTTGCTCAATCAATAATGGGGCAAGAGTGCATGGTTTTGGGCAGTGCAAACATGACAGATTTGTCAAGAAGCACCCACCATGTTGGTTTTGGCTCTGATCGGGATGTATCCTTGCTGCACAAGCGCGCCTTGAAGAAAGTTGAATCCTTGAGAACACTTTATCAATTAAATGTGAACAGCGGAACTTCTGGTTGCTTCCCAATACACTGCATCACTCTACGGGTATTGCGCTCAAGTTCTTCCAACTTATCATCACTCAAGAGTTTGATTCATTTGAGGTATTTAGAACTTTCCGAGCTTGAGATAGAAACCTTGCCCGACTCAATTTATAGCTTGCGGAAATTGGAAATCTTGAAGTTGATTAATTTGAAAAAACTTGTTTGTCTACCTAAAGACTTGACTTGCTTACAAGAACTTAGACATCTTGTCATTGAAAGTTGTTGTTCATTGTCTTGTATGTTCCCTAACATTGGAAAATTATCCTATCTGAGAACGTTAAGTAAGTACATTGTCTCTTCAGAGATAGGGCATAGCCTGACAGAATTACATGACTTAAAACTGAGAGGAAATTTGCGCATTGAAGGTCTAGAAAATGTTGGCAGTTTATCAGAAGCTCAAGATGCCAACTTGATGGGTAAAAAAGACGTCCACAAATTAGAGTTGATATGCGACAAGCTGTTTCACACAAAGCCATATGCTACTAATCCGGAGCTAGTACTTAATGCGCTTCAACCTCACTCAAATCTCAAGAATTTGAGAATAGAATACTATGCTGGATTACAATTACCGACCTGGATGGAAATGCTCACCAATTTAGTTTCTCTAAAGCTTTATGGATGCGAGATGTGTGTGCGGCTTCCCTCACTTGGTAAACTACCATATTTAAGAAGAATTGAAATAAGTGAAATGAAAGATGTGCAGTACATGGATGATGACGAATCTTATGATGGTGTGGAGGTGAAAGCTTTCCCGTCATTAGAAGAACTCTCACTATGGCGGTGCTTAAAGTTAGAGCGGTTGTTGAAAGTGGAAAGAGGAGAGAATTTCCCCTG
This is a stretch of genomic DNA from Lotus japonicus ecotype B-129 chromosome 1, LjGifu_v1.2. It encodes these proteins:
- the LOC130733419 gene encoding putative disease resistance protein RGA3, producing MAEALLGAVFEKLISLAQNEFATISGIKGKAEKLSHTLELIKAVVEDAEKKEITNKSIKVWLQQLKDAVYVLDDILDECSIESLRLQGLSSLKPKNIKFRYEIGNKLKEIARRFDEIADCKNKFALQEGVRERSTEVAEWRQTSSFIPQPKLYGREDDKKKILEFLLSQARESDFLSIYPIVGLGGMGKTTLAQMVYNDDQVTSNFNIKVWICVSENFSVQRILCSIIESITKAKHECLNLDVTERKVQELLQGKRYLLVLDDVWRKDEEMEFGLTQDKWNKLKCLLSCASKGASILVSTRDMEVAAIMGTCQAHHLCGLSEDECLMLFKQYAFGTVKEEREELVAIGKEIVKKCRGSPLAAQALGGLLHSRNEEKEWLEVMKSGIWNLAGQHSILAVLRLSYFHLTPTIRQCFAFCAMFPKDTEIMKEDLIHLWMANGFISPRENLEVEDVGNMIWNELYQKSFFQDMKLVDYSDVIHFKMHDLVHDLALSIMGQECMVLGNTNMTDLSTSTHHVSFDSGMDVLSLHKSALKKVESLRTFYQLKVSYSVSGCIPIHCSTLRVLRTSSFNLSPLKNLIHLRYLELFKLEIETLPDSIYSLRKLEILKLRSLKKLVCLPKDLTCLQDLRHLVIEDCYSLSCMFPNIGKLSRLRTLSKYIVSSEIGHSLAELHDLKLRGNLRIEGLENVGSLSEAQEANLMGKKDIHKLQLIWNKEVHSKSYATNPELVLNALQPHSNLKNLKIEDYAGLKFPTWMEMLTNLVSLDLYGCKMCVRLPSLGKLPYLRRIEISEMNDVQYMDDDESYDGVEVKAFPSLEELSLSGCSKLERLLKVERGENFPSLSYLGISDCPKLELPSCCIPSLKSLDLVDYTNEILRSLSGFNGLTSLRLYAGDVDLTSFPVGTLTCLQTLSISGFEVLKELPNEIFKSLNNLEHLEIVNCRKLESLPEQGWEGLRSLRTLEISTCGELKSLPDGVRHLTSLQLLNIRYCRKLESLPEQGWEGLRSLRTLIIWACGELKSLPDGVRHLTSLQLLNIRYCRKLESLPEQGWEGLRSLRTLIIWGCGELKSLPDGVRHLTSLQLLSIALCPLAERCKDGTGEDWDKIAHVSKVQIINSSDSISDSIFEEDSDSD
- the LOC130715775 gene encoding putative disease resistance protein RGA3, with the protein product MEVATIMGTCQAHHLCGLSEDECWMLFKQYAFGTVKEERAELVAIGKEIVKKCGGSPLAAQALGGLLHSRNEEKEWLEVMKSGIWNLAGENSIFAVLRLSYFHLTPTIRQCFAFCAMFPKDTEIMKEDLIHLWMANGFISPRENLEVEDVGNMIWNELYQKSFFQDMKLVDYSDVIHFKMHDLVHDLAQSIMGQECMVLGSANMTDLSRSTHHVGFGSDRDVSLLHKRALKKVESLRTLYQLNVNSGTSGCFPIHCITLRVLRSSSSNLSSLKSLIHLRYLELSELEIETLPDSIYSLRKLEILKLINLKKLVCLPKDLTCLQELRHLVIESCCSLSCMFPNIGKLSYLRTLSKYIVSSEIGHSLTELHDLKLRGNLRIEGLENVGSLSEAQDANLMGKKDVHKLELICDKLFHTKPYATNPELVLNALQPHSNLKNLRIEYYAGLQLPTWMEMLTNLVSLKLYGCEMCVRLPSLGKLPYLRRIEISEMKDVQYMDDDESYDGVEVKAFPSLEELSLWRCLKLERLLKVERGENFPCLSCLEIQKCPKLELPCIPSLKMLELSNYTNELLRSLSGFNGLTSLWLYDGDVDLTSFPVGTLTCLQTLSISGFEVLKELPNEIFKNLNNLEHLSIWWSSELESLPEQGWEGLRSLRTLQIVGCGELKSLPDGVRHLTSLQVLSIGNCPALAERCKEGTGEDWDKIAHVPKVQIDFEEDSDSD